One Echeneis naucrates chromosome 1, fEcheNa1.1, whole genome shotgun sequence DNA segment encodes these proteins:
- the cplx2a gene encoding complexin 2, like, whose protein sequence is MNFVMKAALGGGPPDVGKMLGGEEKEEDPDAAKKEEERQEALRQQEEERKDKYAKMEAERERMRQGIRDKYGLKKREEAEAEAAAAAEEPAAGSLTRPKKAVPAGCGDDEEEESIMDTVMKYLPGPLQDMLKK, encoded by the exons GAGGGCCTCCTGATGTGGGCAAGATGttgggaggggaggagaaagaggaggaccCCGATGCAgcaaagaaggaggaggagcgaCAGGAGGCActgaggcagcaggaggaggagaggaaggacaAATATGCCAAGATGGAGgctgagagggagaggatgaggcAAGGCATCAGAGATAAG TATGGCTTGAAAAAGCGCGAGGAGGCCGAGGCCGAGGCAGCAGCCGCTGCAGAGGAGCCTGCCGCCGGCAGCTTGACCCGACCCAAGAAGGCCGTGCCGGCCGGCTGCGGTGAtgacgaggaagaggagagcaTCATGGACACAGTGATGAAATACCTGCCAGGTCCACTGCAAGACATGCTGAAGAAGTAG
- the tmod1 gene encoding tropomodulin-1 isoform X2 yields the protein MSVLRKEMEKYRDIDEDELLKKLSEEELQRLEDELEELDPDNALLPAGMRQKDQTKKAPTGAFQRDNLLAHLEKQAKEHPDREDLVPFTGEKRGKAWVPKKRVDPIIENVTLEPELEEALASASDAELCDIAAILGMHTLMSNQQYYEALASSTIVNKQGLNSVIQCTQYKPVPDEEPNSTDVEETLLRIKRNDPDLVEVNLNNIKNIPIPTLKAYAEALVKNTVVERLSIVGTRSNDPVAFALAEMLKVNTTLKSLNVESNFITGAGILSLIESLQNNTTLLELKIDNQSQPLGNKVEMEIASMLEKNTTLLKFGYHFTQQGPRLRGSNAMMNNNDLVRKRRLEGGPIFPKCRTNV from the exons ATGTCGGTGTtgaggaaggagatggagaagtACAGGGACATAGACGAGGACGAGCTGCTGAAGAAACTCTCGGAGGAAGAGCTGCAGCGGTTAGAGGATGAATTGGAGGAGCTGGATCCTGAC AATGCATTGTTGCCAGCTGGGATGAGGCAGAAGGACCAGACTAAGAAAGCTCCTACGGGAGCGTTTCAGAGAGACAATCTTCTGGCCCATCTGGAGAAACAAGCTAAGGAGCATCCAGACAGAGAAGACCTGGTGCCCTTCACTGGGGAGAAGAGAG GGAAAGCGTGGGTACCTAAGAAGAGAGTGGACCCCATCATAGAGAACGTGACTCTGGAGCCAGAGCTGGAGGAAGCCCTTGCCAGTGCTTCTGATGCTGAGCTGTGTGATATTgcag CCATCCTGGGAATGCACACCCTGATGAGTAACCAGCAATACTACGAAGCCCTGGCCAGCAGCACCATAGTCAACAAGCAAGGCCTTAACa GTGTGATCCAGTGCACCCAGTATAAACCAGTCCCTGACGAAGAGCCCAACTCCACTGATGTAGAAGAGACCCTGCTGAGAATAAAGAGGAACGACCCTGACCTAGTTGAGGTCAATCTCAACAACAtaaag AACATCCCCATCCCGACTCTGAAGGCGTACGCTGAGGCTCTGGTGAAGAACACTGTGGTAGAGCGGCTCAGTATCGTAGGAACCAGAAGCAATGACCCTGTAGCGTTT GCGCTGGCAGAAATGTTAAAGGTGAACACGACGCTGAAGAGCCTAAATGTTGAGTCCAACTTCATCACTGGGGCTGGAATCTTGTCCCTCATTGAGTCGCTGCAGAATAACACCACGCTACTGGAGCTGAAGATAGACAATCAG AGCCAACCATTAGGCAACAAGGTGGAGATGGAGATTGCCAGCATGCTGGAGAAAAACACCACGCTGTTAAAGTTCGGTTACCATTTCACTCAGCAGGGCCCCCGCCTCCGAGGCTCCAACGCCATGATGAATAACAACGACCTGG TAAGAAAGAGAAGGCTTGAGGGAGGACCCATCTTTCCTAAGTGCCGGACGAATGTGTAA
- the tmod1 gene encoding tropomodulin-1 isoform X1 — MSVLRKEMEKYRDIDEDELLKKLSEEELQRLEDELEELDPDNALLPAGMRQKDQTKKAPTGAFQRDNLLAHLEKQAKEHPDREDLVPFTGEKRGKAWVPKKRVDPIIENVTLEPELEEALASASDAELCDIAAILGMHTLMSNQQYYEALASSTIVNKQGLNSVIQCTQYKPVPDEEPNSTDVEETLLRIKRNDPDLVEVNLNNIKNIPIPTLKAYAEALVKNTVVERLSIVGTRSNDPVAFALAEMLKVNTTLKSLNVESNFITGAGILSLIESLQNNTTLLELKIDNQSQPLGNKVEMEIASMLEKNTTLLKFGYHFTQQGPRLRGSNAMMNNNDLARVIRSESDGSFTLTLSVPELERAFGKKFKSKTNKKEKA; from the exons ATGTCGGTGTtgaggaaggagatggagaagtACAGGGACATAGACGAGGACGAGCTGCTGAAGAAACTCTCGGAGGAAGAGCTGCAGCGGTTAGAGGATGAATTGGAGGAGCTGGATCCTGAC AATGCATTGTTGCCAGCTGGGATGAGGCAGAAGGACCAGACTAAGAAAGCTCCTACGGGAGCGTTTCAGAGAGACAATCTTCTGGCCCATCTGGAGAAACAAGCTAAGGAGCATCCAGACAGAGAAGACCTGGTGCCCTTCACTGGGGAGAAGAGAG GGAAAGCGTGGGTACCTAAGAAGAGAGTGGACCCCATCATAGAGAACGTGACTCTGGAGCCAGAGCTGGAGGAAGCCCTTGCCAGTGCTTCTGATGCTGAGCTGTGTGATATTgcag CCATCCTGGGAATGCACACCCTGATGAGTAACCAGCAATACTACGAAGCCCTGGCCAGCAGCACCATAGTCAACAAGCAAGGCCTTAACa GTGTGATCCAGTGCACCCAGTATAAACCAGTCCCTGACGAAGAGCCCAACTCCACTGATGTAGAAGAGACCCTGCTGAGAATAAAGAGGAACGACCCTGACCTAGTTGAGGTCAATCTCAACAACAtaaag AACATCCCCATCCCGACTCTGAAGGCGTACGCTGAGGCTCTGGTGAAGAACACTGTGGTAGAGCGGCTCAGTATCGTAGGAACCAGAAGCAATGACCCTGTAGCGTTT GCGCTGGCAGAAATGTTAAAGGTGAACACGACGCTGAAGAGCCTAAATGTTGAGTCCAACTTCATCACTGGGGCTGGAATCTTGTCCCTCATTGAGTCGCTGCAGAATAACACCACGCTACTGGAGCTGAAGATAGACAATCAG AGCCAACCATTAGGCAACAAGGTGGAGATGGAGATTGCCAGCATGCTGGAGAAAAACACCACGCTGTTAAAGTTCGGTTACCATTTCACTCAGCAGGGCCCCCGCCTCCGAGGCTCCAACGCCATGATGAATAACAACGACCTGG CACGAGTCATCAGGTCAGAGTCGGACGGCTCCTTCaccctcactctgtctgtccctgAGCTGGAGAGGGcctttggaaaaaaattcaagtccaagacaaa TAAGAAAGAGAAGGCTTGA
- the tdrd7a gene encoding tudor domain-containing protein 7A yields MPDTESIKKMLRSVLQASKAGISINNLQSEYRSLCGESIPLKELGYSKLDEYLKSIPSVVRLDYRNGELKCFASVCQETAHIAELVARQKSSKQRGHSQVINCKMRFKPSNPYMLNIRPRSCLRQPSAPSTSKWLANHSRSHGGYRGFSASGDYRQLDQRLSSITPVEHRQPVSRPVVKQSVHPKREEKSLAKRQKLPEKTITPNQLQVQKNISLLYNNMVLVQSRITKLLEKYSSGLWMLKLPAVYNEMFGQKLPPQVLADLEKWTHVCMVEEPHCNNRVDRLVYPPLSPKLSTVPQSSTKSPPTSPSSMSPNNMQVSSCPLTPEKQFPLSSSPTVKSTVSSKSPWAMPTSFPPQPAARAPKQSLFHDPLHDPALAPQLPPRDSFADRAHDKCQGDPTLNTSTYNQNTSAVPTSIQPSSDILPLLKVTFSPNSDTGPKSSAVTVSDEVRQRIKELLSKYSLGLWAHALPELFMDTYKMSFPEEILNNLSLLLDICTVEYPIPGNKNKAILYNSNRADMEANDDQESPHCRSQPLPSDLQVISPVIPPCLSHPSEQYPSVLVIDAKSTNAVTVRYVGENYSNAQEAMENAMCSFYSQGALQQHPSKLVVGQLVAIRGEDGEEMARAQVMEVKATHKVKVYYVDYGFSVETSQNSLFELQENFLTLPLQATNVILAGLESFSSHPSVLSSLEKLAVGKIMLMESLEPLEQTEMPVAVLYDTTEDDDININSVCLKTLQDKTMNNPLTINATYQDVCVTNVSTDGIIHCQLPSRGIARLSKLLEKTEAFFMSQMTSECLVSRPFSGKFCLARHNGKWSRVEITTIYSNRVMEILFIDLGITATVEVTDLREIPPLLLKDFVIIPPQAIRFCLADVKYPEGDWNPKAVQWVKEAVLGSRDCKMKILKLDQHKGDWLVHMYLFIGSSSQELEKSINYELAQSDLWQKITTQNTMVKSNNSSVDTGLSALVEKLTLSSPVPTPVVFASSPPCQRAEDQSLPDTTETGNQPLPMPPSLKLPQPGQNIDVFVPVACHPGYFVLQPWQDLHKLVVLMGEMILYYNQTWKTNTTVDIQKGNVYAARIDKNWHRVQVKGIMANSLVSVYELDHGKHELVHSHAIRPLIEEFRQLPFQALTAELAGVTQHTWSEEAAMLFRNHVEKRALVAYVESVQDKSEIKGEPWQPQLTVYLVDTTLEDKDLWIHSILANIGSDLFSAA; encoded by the exons ATGCCAGACACTGAGTCCATCAAGAAAATGTTGCGGTCTGTACTTCAGGCCAGCAAGGCAGGTATATCCATCAACAACCTACAGTCTGAGTATCGGTCACTGTGCGGGGAGAGCATCCCGTTAAAGGAGCTGGGTTACTCAAAACTGGATGAATATCTTAAAAGTATCCCATCTGTGGTGCGTTTGGATTACAGGAATGGAGAG TTGAAATGCTTTGCTTCAGTGTGCCAAGAGACTGCCCACATTGCTGAGCTGGTGGCCAGACAGAAGAGCTCCAAGCAACGTGGTCACTCACAAGTCATTAACTGCAAGATGagattcaaaccttcaaacccTTACATGCTCAATA TAAGGCCAAGATCTTGTCTCCGCCAGCCTTCAGCTCCCAGTACTTCCAAATGGCTGGCAAATCACTCTCGGTCCCATGGTGGCTACAGAGGCTTCAGTGCATCAGGGGACTACAG GCAGTTAGATCAAAGATTAAGCTCGATCACACCAGTCGAACACCGGCAACCAGTTTCTCGACCAGTTGTGAAACAAAGTGTTCACCCCAAAAG GGAAGAGAAGAGTTTGGCAAAGA GAC AGAAGCTCCCTGAAAAAACCATCACACCCAACCAATTGCAGGTACAGAAAAAtatctctctgctttat AATAATATGGTGCTGGTTCAGAGCAGAATAACTAAACTTCTGGAGAAGTATTCCAGTGGACTGTGGATGCTGAAATTACCAGCTGTCTACAATGAAATGTTTGGTCAGAAGCTTCCCCCTCAAGTGCTCGCAGACCTGGAAAAGTGGACACATGTCTGTATG GTAGAGGAACCTCATTGCAACAATCGAGTTGACCGGTTGGTCTACCCTCCTTTGTCCCCCAAGCTCTCTACTGTCCCCCAAAGTAGCACAAAGTCCCCTCCAACATCACCCTCTAGTATGAGCCCTAACAACATGCAAGTTTCTTCATGTCCCCTGACACCTGAAAAACAattccctctttcctcttccccAACTGTTAAATCTACAGTTTCTTCTAAAAGCCCCTGGGCTATGCCAACCTCTTTTCCTCCACAACCTGCTGCCCGAGCACCCAAGCAAAGCCTTTTCCATGACCCTTTGCACGACCCAGCTCTTGCTCCCCAACTGCCCCCACGTGACAGTTTTGCAGACAGAGCCCATGACAAATGTCAAGGTGATCCCACCTTGAATACAAGCACGTACAACCAGAATACTTCAGCAGTGCCTACCTCTATCCAACCTAGCTCTGACATTTTACCACTTTTGAAGGTCACTTTTTCCCCAAACTCTGATACTGGCCCCAAATCTTCTGCTGTAACTGTGTCAGATGAAGTGCGCCAGAGAATAAAGGAGCTTCTGTCCAAGTACAGTCTTGGGCTGTGGGCACATGCTTTGCCTGAACTGTTTATGGACACATACAAGATGTCATTTCCTGAGGAGATTTTGAACAATTTGTCTCTCCTGCTGGATATATGCACTGTGGAATACCCCATTCCGGGTAACAAGAACAAG GCCATCCTGTATAACTCCAACAGAGCAGACATGGAGGCCAATGATGACCAAGAAAGCCCACACTGCAGAAGTCAACCCCTACCCTCTGACCTTCAGGTCATCAGTCCTGTTATTCCTCCCTGTTTGAGCCATCCCTCAGAGCAGTATCCCTCTGTGCTGGTTATTGATGCTAAGAGCACCAATGCTGTTACTGTAAG GTATGTAGGGGAGAACTACTCCAATGCCCAGGAGGCCATGGAGAATGCAATGTGCTCCTTCTACAGTCAAGGCGCCCTTCAACAGCATCCATCTAAGCTTGTTGTTGGTCAGTTGGTAGCAATCAgaggggaggatggagaggagatgGCCCGAGCTCAGGTCATGGAGGTTAAGGCGACTCATAAGGTCAAG GTATATTATGTTGACTATGGGTTTTCTGTGGAGACAAGTCAGAATAGTCTGTTTGAGCTGCAAGAGAATTTCCTGACTCTGCCCCTCCAGGCTACTAATGTCATACTTGCAG GTTTAGAGTCTTTCAGCTCACATCCATCGGTTCTTTCCTCACTCGAAAAGCTTGCAGTTGGGAAGATAATGCTCATGGAGAGCTTGGAGCCATTGGAACAGACTGAGATGCCTGTGGCAGTGTTATATGACACTACAGAGGATGATGACATTAACATCAACTCTGTCTGCCTCAAGACGCTGCAAGACAAGACAATGAACAACCCGCTGACT ATAAATGCCACCTATCAGGATGTGTGTGTTACAAATGTGAGTACAGATGGCATCATCCACTGCCAGCTGCCCTCCAGAGGAATAGCAAGACTCAGCAAGTTACTGGAAAAAACAGAGGCCTTTTTCATGTCCCAG ATGACATCTGAGTGCCTGGTGTCCAGACCCTTCAGTGGCAAGTTCTGTTTAGCACGCCACAACGGAAAGTGGTCACGAGTGGAA ATCACCACCATTTACAGTAATAGAGTAATGGAGATTCTCTTCATTGACTTGGGAATCACAGCAACGGTAGAGGTGACTGATCTGAGGGAGATTCCCCCTCTTTTGCTCAAAGACTTTGTCATCATCCCACCAcag GCTATCAGATTTTGCCTGGCTGATGTGAAATATCCAGAGGGAGACTGGAACCCAAAGGCTGTTCAGTGGGTGAAGGAGGCTGTCCTTGGCTCTCGAGATTGTAAAATGAAG ATCTTAAAATTAGACCAGCACAAAGGGGATTGGCTGGTCCATATGTACCTCTTCATTGGTTCCTCCAGCCAGGAACTGGAGAAGAGCATCAACTATGAGCTGGCTCAATCTGATTTGTGGCAGAAAATCACAACACAGAACACCATGGTCAAAAGCAATAACAGCAGTGTGGATACAG GTCTCAGTGCTCTGGTGGAGAAGTTAACTCTGAGCAGCCCAGTCCCAACCCCTGTTGTTTTCGCCTCATCCCCGCCTTGTCAAAGAGCAGAAGACCAGTCTCTCCCAGATACCACTGAAACTGGAAACCAGCCACTTCCAATGCCTCCCTCACTAAAGCTTCCCCAG CCTGGTCAGAATATAGATGTGTTTGTTCCAGTTGCCTGCCACCCAGGTTACTTTGTGCTGCAGCCGTGGCAGGACCTACATAAGCTGGTGGTGCTGATGGGGGAGATGATCCTCTATTATAACCAGACTTGGAAGACCAACACAACTGTCGACATCCAAAAAGGAAATGTCTATGCTGCTAGAATTGACAAGAA TTGGCACCGTGTTCAGGTGAAAGGGATTATGGCCAATAGTTTGGTGTCGGTCTACGAGCTGGACCATGGCAAACATGAGCTGGTCCATAGTCATGCCATCAGGCCTTTGATAGAGGAATTCCGCCAACTGCCCTTTCAGGCCCTCACTGCAGAACTGGCAG GTGTGACACAGCACACCTGGTCAGAGGAAGCTGCCATGTTGTTCAGAAACCATGTGGAGAAGCGAGCACTGGTAGCTTACGTGGAGAGTGTGCAGGATAAATCAGAAATCAAAGGTGAGCCATGGCAACCCCAGTTAACAGTTTACCTGGTGGACACCACTTTGGAGGACAAGGACCTTTGGATTCACAGCATTTTGGCCAACATTGGCAGTGACCTGTTTTCAGCTGCCTAG
- the stra6l gene encoding STRA6-like, giving the protein MIRSGVEHVLSNIQDCKNGISEDLFLHLSLIPSVVIIGVLSFLQKRAQRMAIDDRLPFLRGRFGIVVPLDTIGSLSNRWSYGFAFGSVSCSILLLFSESYIPFTVPSWARAIVFLVGALEVGLVYFPLFACLSTPFREVGAVLGILYSLAWIITSVWNTFTCPDGKILGKYQKIIAQWPCILSLVFLLGRFVYILVKALRMYLKLEPEDPDEMNELHQVQHVKRLLRKAPTHSRPLSWFQRRVYEWDPYFKFPSRIIGTVIISLIGLYTMTLADYSLSSAAFDQVEKWKNTLEYLVTSCNQTEALGSMIPELEEFIDVARKSWLATTIFASLNSVAYTFHVLACYRKHLKRLWKGQKGFLPERFHNPKSAVSVASIARYTGWQIAFTLWGYLIVHFVHFLFALAFVYLLVLPIQHGKVLTMLYNLGIIVLTIGIVVGLVIFQIVLVQVFFLQDKLSPTDKEKPLAINNRKAFHCFNYFFFFYNVVMGISNCILRLLCSVVVGTWLVSRIDRTIMQRGYEHFDAGYNTWIGMIFADHYHNNPVMVCFCQLLISNKMATHTASAYSTFNNPLSEHLGNTRARRRWMLFHTLIRNPHLIPLRKHNISSASSLQPLSFSQSDIAVQAWLLASRTQSRQLALQSLPEITVTPAEDC; this is encoded by the exons ATGATAAGAAGCGGAGTGGAGCATGT GCTCTCCAACATTCAGGACTGTAAAAATGGAATCTCTGAGGATCTCTTCCTTCACCTGTCACTCATACCATCA GTGGTGATCATAGGGGTGCTCTCATTCCTCCAGAAAAGAGCCCAGAGAATGGCCATCGATGACAGACTGCCATTCCTGCGAGGACGCTTTGGCATTGTGGT GCCTTTGGATACTATAGGCAGCCTCAGTAATCGGTGGTCCTATGGCTTTGCCTTTGGATCTGTGTCCTGCAGcatcctgctgctcttctctgaAAGTTACATTCCCTTCACAGTGCCGAGCTGGGCCCGAG CGATAGTGTTCCTGGTCGGAGCTTTAGAAGTGGGCCTGGTGTACTTCCCTTTATTTGCCTGTCTGTCCACACCTTTCAGAGAAGTCGGTGCTGTGCTGGGAATACTCTACTCATTGGCCTG GATCATAACTTCAGTCTGGAATACATTCACCTGTCCTGATGGTAAG ATTTTGGGTAAATACCAGAAGATAATTGCCCAGTGGCCCTGCATCCTCTCCCTCGTCTTCCTCTTGGGTCGATTTGTGTACATCCTGGTTAAAGCTCTTCGAATGTATCTGAAACTAGAACCAGAG GATCCTGATGAGATGAATGAGCTACACCAAGTGCAGCATGTTAAGAGACTCCTTAGGAAAGCACCCACACACAG CAGACCACTCAGCTGGTTCCAGAGGCGGGTGTATGAGTGGGACCCCTACTTCAAGTTCCCTAGCAGGATCATTGGCACTGTCATTATATCGCTCATAGGCCTTTACACA ATGACTCTAGCAGACTATAGTCTCAGTAGTGCTGCTTTTGACCAAGTAGAAAAGTGGAAGAATACACTCGAATATCTGGTTACATCTTGTAACCAGACTGAAGCTCTGGGATCCATGATACCGGAGCTGGAGGAATTCATTGATGTGGCAAGAA AGTCATGGCTAGCTACCACCATCTTTGCTAGTCTCAACTCTGTTGCTTACACATTCCATGTATTGGCTTGTTACAG GAAACACTTGAAGAGACTGTGGAAGGGCCAGAAGGGTTTTCTTCCTGAGAGGTTTCACAACCCCAAGTCTGCTGTCAGTGTA GCTTCCATTGCAAGATACACAGGATGGCAAATCGCATTTACACTGTGGG gCTATCTGATTGTCCATTTTGTCCACTTCTTGTTTGCTCTGGCTTTCGTTTATTTGCTGGTTCTTCCTATTCAGCATGGAAAAGTCCTGACAATGCTCTATAACCTGGGAATCATTGT cTTGACCATTGGTATAGTGGTTGGCCTGGTGATTTTCCAAATAGTTCTGGTTCAGGTCTTTTTCCTCCAGGACAAACTGTCTCCTacagataaagaaaaacctcTAGCTATCAATAACAG GAAGGCCTTCCACTGCTTCaactacttcttcttcttttacaaTGTGGTGATGGGGATCAGCAACTGCATCTTGAGGTTGCTGTGTAGTGTGGTTGTAGGAACATGGCTTGTGTCTCGCATAGACCGAACCATCATGCAGAGAGGATACGAACACTTTGATGCTG GCTACAATACTTGGATTGGGATGATCTTTGCTGACCACTATCATAACAATCCAGTCATGGTGTGTTTCTGCCAACTGCTAATCTCCAACAAGATGGCGACACACACAGCATCTGCTTACTCCACATTTAACAACCCACTATCTG AACATCTCGGGAATACCCGGGCCAGGAGGCGCTGGATGTTGTTTCATACTTTAATAAGAAACCCTCATCTGATTCCGCTCCGAAAGCACAACATCTCCTCAGCTTCATCACTACAGCCATTATCATTTTCACAGTCAGACATTGCAGTGCAAGCTTGGCTGTTGGCCTCTCGAACCCAAAGTCGCCAATTGGCACTACAGTCACTACCGGAGATCACAGTCACGCCAGCAGAGGATTGTTAA